One window of Methylococcus sp. EFPC2 genomic DNA carries:
- a CDS encoding HDOD domain-containing protein has protein sequence MSPITPQHDQSEMLRALWALDTVAQKPDSMRAPQDMRFRIDCIDKLPPLPEIARRVLALREDPYSDAGRLAQVVELDPSLSAQIVRWANSPLYGSRKHILSVKDAIIVVLGFDQVFNQAIALCAMRALQAPREGLLGKRFFWRQTLAGSALIQKLAQHMATENRPALDIAHLVFLLHNTGHLLLAHLFRKEFNYLLKLADANPNAPLLPIERFALGVDHTQLGAWLMQSWNMPEELKTIIQHHHNPYYRGQHEKLVWMTCLTDRLLGQIGIGDAVQTSVDDTPLYDQLGLNPAISEACLAQVENNLDELDLAVANLVDEG, from the coding sequence ATGAGCCCAATCACGCCTCAACACGATCAATCCGAAATGCTGCGCGCACTGTGGGCACTCGATACGGTGGCACAAAAGCCGGATTCGATGCGCGCGCCGCAAGACATGCGTTTTCGCATCGATTGCATCGACAAGTTGCCGCCGCTACCGGAAATCGCCCGTCGCGTGCTGGCATTGCGCGAAGACCCATATAGCGATGCCGGCAGGCTTGCCCAAGTGGTGGAACTCGACCCATCGCTCAGCGCGCAAATCGTCCGTTGGGCCAACTCACCGCTGTATGGCAGCCGCAAACACATCCTCTCCGTCAAGGACGCGATCATCGTCGTGCTGGGCTTCGACCAAGTGTTCAACCAGGCCATCGCTCTCTGTGCGATGCGTGCCTTGCAGGCACCCAGAGAGGGTCTGCTCGGCAAACGCTTTTTCTGGCGCCAAACCTTGGCGGGTTCGGCCCTGATACAAAAGCTGGCACAGCACATGGCGACCGAAAACCGCCCCGCTCTGGACATCGCTCATCTGGTCTTCCTGCTGCACAATACCGGCCATCTGCTGCTGGCCCATCTGTTCCGCAAGGAGTTCAACTATCTACTCAAGCTGGCCGATGCCAACCCGAACGCCCCTCTGCTTCCGATCGAACGGTTCGCGCTGGGCGTGGATCACACCCAGCTTGGCGCCTGGCTTATGCAGTCCTGGAATATGCCGGAAGAGTTGAAGACCATCATCCAACATCATCACAATCCCTACTACCGCGGGCAGCACGAAAAATTGGTGTGGATGACCTGCCTGACGGATCGCCTGCTCGGTCAAATCGGAATCGGCGACGCCGTTCAGACGTCGGTGGACGATACGCCGCTTTATGATCAGCTAGGCCTGAACCCGGCCATCAGCGAAGCCTGCCTGGCCCAGGTGGAGAACAACCTCGACGAACTGGATTTGGCAGTCGCGAATCTGGTAGACGAGGGCTAG
- a CDS encoding IS5 family transposase (programmed frameshift): protein MADSGHRRHDISDRVWQLLEPRLPGREGAWGGKAHDNRRFINAVFWILRTGAPWRDLPPDYGDWKNTHRRFCRWRDKGIWESLLEQLVIEPDYEWLMIDASHIKVHPHAAGAKGGSQDIGVTKGGFNSKIHLAVDAHGMPLRVIVTAGAVADCTQASTLIAGLDAQHLLADKGYDTDAIVAQAQAAHMAVVIPPKKNRTELRAYDRDLYRLRHLVENAFLHLKRWRGIATRYAKNTASFLAAVQIRCIAIWAAIL, encoded by the exons ATGGCGGATTCAGGGCATCGGCGACACGATATATCGGATCGAGTCTGGCAATTATTGGAGCCGCGGTTGCCGGGGCGAGAAGGTGCTTGGGGTGGTAAAGCGCACGATAACCGCCGATTTATCAATGCGGTTTTTTGGATTTTGCGCACTGGCGCGCCGTGGCGAGACTTGCCGCCCGACTACGGCGATTGGAAAAACACCCATCGCCGTTTTTGCCGTTGGCGCGATAAAGGCATATGGGAATCCTTGTTGGAACAGTTGGTGATCGAACCTGACTATGAATGGCTGATGATTGATGCCAGCCACATTAAAGTCCACCCACATGCGGCGGGCGCCAAAGGGGGCAGCCAGGATATAGGGGTCACAAAAGGGGGCT TCAACAGCAAGATACATCTGGCCGTGGATGCGCATGGTATGCCGCTCAGAGTCATTGTTACAGCAGGTGCCGTGGCAGATTGTACGCAGGCTTCAACCTTGATCGCGGGTTTGGATGCCCAGCATCTGCTGGCGGACAAAGGCTACGACACGGACGCCATCGTCGCCCAAGCACAAGCTGCCCATATGGCGGTAGTCATTCCGCCGAAGAAAAATCGCACCGAACTTCGCGCGTATGACCGAGACCTTTACCGCCTTCGGCATTTGGTGGAAAACGCCTTTCTACACCTGAAGCGCTGGCGCGGTATTGCAACTCGTTATGCCAAAAATACCGCTTCATTCTTGGCGGCGGTGCAGATTCGCTGCATTGCTATTTGGGCCGCTATCTTATGA
- a CDS encoding sigma-54-dependent Fis family transcriptional regulator, which produces MIHSISLRSLLETHDQPFVIIDSSLTIQGVNRAYERHFTVDKNELIGRPCCCVTGEQSSAPDCRHRHLFRDYEPYHLTHTVSLDGGEQRSYQVRGYPLVDADKVIYLGESIVPLDGAGSAASGGLAGASQAHKDLLHHLDLAARSPVPVLLLGETGSGKEVAVEYLHTHSARCDKSLIVVDCTVLGEDLFESEVFGHEKGAFTGAGGQKKGLFELADQGTLFLDEVGDLPLSQQPKLLRALETGTFRRVGGSELRRADVRVVAATHRSLPELVRQGRFREDLYYRLAVYTVHVPPLRERKEDIAPIADLLLRQIGLCLDRTVALAPEALARLQAHDYPGNVRELRNILQLAATVTSGPLIEERSIVLPELPPRRAHVSPEGGSGQDPASGEISPLEAMELAYIQDLLQKHDGSRRRVAAEMNISERTLYRKLKRYRLND; this is translated from the coding sequence ATGATCCATTCGATTTCGTTGCGATCCCTCTTGGAGACCCACGATCAGCCTTTCGTCATCATTGATTCCAGCTTGACCATACAGGGAGTCAACAGAGCCTATGAACGCCACTTTACCGTCGACAAGAATGAGCTGATCGGCCGCCCCTGCTGCTGTGTCACCGGAGAGCAGAGTTCCGCGCCAGACTGCCGCCATCGACATTTGTTTCGGGACTACGAGCCTTATCACCTGACCCATACGGTATCGCTCGATGGCGGAGAACAAAGGAGCTATCAAGTCCGCGGCTATCCCTTGGTGGATGCGGACAAGGTAATCTATCTCGGCGAGTCCATAGTGCCCTTGGACGGTGCCGGCTCTGCGGCCTCTGGCGGATTGGCCGGCGCATCGCAAGCTCACAAGGATCTTCTTCATCACCTCGATCTGGCCGCGCGCAGTCCCGTACCGGTGTTACTGCTGGGTGAAACCGGATCGGGCAAGGAAGTTGCTGTGGAATATCTTCATACCCACTCCGCTCGGTGCGACAAATCCCTGATCGTCGTGGATTGCACGGTACTTGGGGAGGATTTGTTCGAAAGCGAGGTTTTCGGTCACGAAAAAGGCGCGTTCACCGGAGCCGGAGGGCAAAAAAAGGGCTTGTTTGAATTGGCGGATCAAGGCACCTTGTTTCTGGACGAAGTCGGTGACCTGCCTCTGTCGCAGCAACCCAAGCTGCTGCGGGCACTGGAAACGGGGACGTTTCGGCGAGTGGGCGGTTCTGAACTTAGACGTGCGGACGTCCGCGTGGTCGCGGCCACACATCGCAGTCTGCCGGAACTGGTCCGGCAGGGACGGTTTAGGGAGGATTTGTATTACCGCCTGGCGGTCTACACCGTTCATGTTCCGCCGCTACGCGAGCGCAAGGAAGACATAGCGCCCATCGCAGATTTGTTGTTGCGCCAGATAGGGCTCTGCCTGGACCGAACCGTCGCCCTTGCTCCAGAGGCCCTGGCGCGCTTACAGGCGCATGACTACCCGGGCAACGTCCGGGAACTGCGCAACATCCTGCAGTTGGCGGCGACCGTGACTTCGGGGCCCCTCATCGAGGAACGGAGTATAGTGCTGCCGGAACTCCCGCCCCGAAGGGCGCATGTTTCACCCGAGGGGGGCAGCGGGCAAGATCCGGCCAGCGGCGAAATAAGCCCGCTGGAAGCCATGGAATTGGCTTACATACAGGATCTTCTCCAAAAGCACGACGGCAGCCGAAGACGGGTGGCGGCCGAAATGAATATCAGCGAACGTACACTGTACCGTAAGTTGAAACGTTATCGACTGAACGACTGA
- a CDS encoding PEP-CTERM sorting domain-containing protein encodes MKFQLTVLLFASLASSSIMAGPVSVDGDLKDWIHTPTGNADDWNRLQRPGTTLFASEDQSGRASAYLEPGWGGQAYDAEAMYLELDGSTLYIAIVTGVTPNTREWRPGDIALDFGNDHTYEYGVVTVGDPVTGTDRWGAGVGVAGQVYKVDAWNLGLWESPGKISESETPSDYQRQHPTSINSGQVIGDATLSYRPEGARYNGKPHQTLGALGGSHYLIEAALDLNLFDEFRKGTASKGFTVHWTMGCANDWIALDPPVPGRVPEPTSLGLVGLGLVGMLGGRRQKRIS; translated from the coding sequence ATGAAATTCCAATTGACAGTGCTGTTATTCGCCAGTTTGGCCAGTTCTTCCATCATGGCCGGCCCGGTCTCGGTGGATGGCGATCTTAAAGACTGGATTCATACGCCTACCGGCAACGCGGACGATTGGAACCGCCTGCAACGTCCGGGAACCACGTTGTTCGCGAGCGAAGATCAGTCCGGGCGTGCCAGTGCTTACCTCGAACCGGGGTGGGGCGGGCAGGCTTACGACGCGGAGGCCATGTATCTGGAACTGGACGGTTCGACACTTTATATCGCTATCGTAACCGGTGTTACCCCCAACACGCGTGAATGGCGGCCCGGCGACATTGCGCTGGATTTCGGCAACGATCATACCTACGAATATGGGGTCGTGACGGTGGGCGATCCCGTGACCGGTACCGATCGCTGGGGCGCAGGAGTCGGAGTTGCCGGACAAGTTTACAAGGTCGATGCGTGGAACCTGGGGCTTTGGGAGTCGCCGGGCAAGATTAGCGAGTCTGAGACTCCCAGCGACTATCAACGTCAACACCCGACGTCGATCAATTCTGGCCAGGTGATAGGCGACGCTACGCTCTCCTACCGACCCGAGGGAGCGCGTTACAACGGGAAGCCACATCAGACGCTCGGCGCGTTGGGCGGTTCTCATTACTTGATCGAAGCGGCGCTCGATCTCAACCTGTTCGACGAATTCCGAAAAGGAACGGCGTCGAAAGGCTTTACTGTCCATTGGACCATGGGGTGTGCCAACGACTGGATCGCGCTCGACCCGCCCGTTCCGGGGCGAGTACCTGAACCTACCAGTCTTGGCTTAGTGGGTCTCGGATTGGTTGGCATGCTGGGAGGCAGGCGACAAAAAAGAATAAGCTGA
- a CDS encoding adenosylcobinamide-GDP ribazoletransferase, whose protein sequence is MKSFLIALQFLTRLPVRLEGDFQPREVGRSLLYYPVVGLCLGLLLLLSARVLAHAGGLLPAAGVLACWVTLTGALHLDGLADSADAWAGGLGNRERTLSIMKDSNSGPVAVVALVLLLLLKLAALERIITLEAWSSLIFAPVMGRSAALLLFLTTPYVRSGGLGSALAEYLPRKAGWWVSAGVAATALLWLQIAGVWAMLVTLGVFIGLRAMAVRRIGGITGDVAGALIESVECAVLFAFAWAA, encoded by the coding sequence GTGAAATCCTTCCTTATCGCCTTACAGTTTTTGACCCGCCTGCCGGTTAGGCTGGAGGGCGATTTCCAGCCCCGCGAGGTCGGCCGCTCGCTGCTCTACTACCCCGTTGTTGGCTTGTGCTTGGGCTTGCTATTGCTGCTGTCGGCGCGGGTTCTCGCCCACGCGGGCGGATTGTTGCCGGCGGCCGGAGTGTTGGCTTGCTGGGTGACGCTTACCGGCGCGTTACATCTCGACGGTCTGGCCGACAGCGCGGACGCGTGGGCCGGTGGTTTGGGCAACCGCGAGCGGACGCTCTCGATCATGAAGGACTCCAATAGCGGACCCGTGGCCGTCGTGGCACTGGTACTGCTCTTGTTGCTTAAGCTGGCGGCGCTGGAGCGGATCATCACGCTTGAGGCGTGGTCTTCCCTGATATTCGCCCCGGTCATGGGACGCTCGGCGGCCCTGCTGCTGTTCCTGACCACCCCTTATGTGCGTTCCGGAGGATTGGGTTCCGCATTAGCGGAATACCTGCCGCGGAAGGCGGGTTGGTGGGTTTCGGCGGGTGTGGCCGCGACGGCTTTACTATGGCTTCAAATAGCCGGGGTGTGGGCGATGTTGGTCACACTGGGCGTCTTCATCGGCCTGCGGGCCATGGCGGTTCGACGCATCGGCGGGATTACCGGGGACGTCGCCGGCGCCCTGATCGAGTCGGTGGAGTGCGCGGTGCTGTTCGCTTTCGCGTGGGCCGCCTGA